A window of the Drosophila simulans strain w501 chromosome 2L, Prin_Dsim_3.1, whole genome shotgun sequence genome harbors these coding sequences:
- the LOC6731375 gene encoding CD109 antigen isoform X2: MFRIFLCGIILQYALLINATGLYSVVGPGTLRSNSKYNVVVSVHKADAPSQIKVSLNGPSYNETKQIELPPMSTQNVEFEVPKLATGNYNLTAEGLSGVVFKNSTKLNYADEKPSVFVQTDKATYKPADLVQFRILFLDENTRPAKIEKPISVIITDGGQNRIKQLSDVKLTKGVFSGELQLSEQPVLGTWKISVSVDGDNRETKSFEVDKYVLPKFEVIVDTPKAAVIEDKVIKATIRAKYTYGKPVKGKATVSMERSYGYFGNLGENDYKQEKTIDVDGKGHVEFDIISWTQRGQYLPPLKIFAVVTEELTGNKQNATATVVLHQQRYMIEAYERPDHFEANKSFIYQVVVKNVDGSPVTSSAKNVKIGFTNTFSYFNEMPPVSRINYEAPVNENGIATFNVTLPDSESRYYRIFASFDRSINQLGSISKFEPTMISREPLKIQVNTKKPRLGERVSFDVVSIEDLPYFVYTIVARGNVILSDYVDVPDGKKTFTVKFTPTFSMVPKATIYVHYVVNNDLQFEEKTIDFEKEFSNSIDISAPTNAKPSEEVKLRIKTDADSFVGLLGVDQSVLLLKSGNDLSQDDIFNSLNKYQTSTPWMNGYGRYPGQTSGLVTLTNANYPYNTEFPDYVEDDPGIYAFENNLEALPPMPAIANFPPDTGNTIQPVEIRKNFADVWIWQSIGRSVGEEGLTLTKKIPDTITSWVVTGFSLNPTSGIALTKSPSKIRVFQPFFVSTNLPYSVKRGEVIAIPVVIFNYLDKTLDADVVMDNSDQEYEFTEATNEVLEKAIDEVRRVKRVTIPANSGKSVSFMIRPKSVGFTTLKITATSALAGDTIHQKLKVEPEGVTQFENRAVFINLKDQPEMSQSLNAEIPSEVVPQSEFIEFSVVGDLLGPTLQNLDNLVRMPYGCGEQNMVNFVPNILVLKYLEVTGRKLPSVESKARKFLEIGYQRELTYKHDDGSYSAFGKSDASGSTWLTAYVMRSFHQAGTYTDIDPKVITAGLDFLVSKQKESGEFPEVGKLFDNANQNPLALTSFVLLAFFENHELIPKYQSAIEKAVRYVAEEADKTDDQYSLAIAAVALQLAKHPQAEKVLAKLESMARNENDRMWWSKTTESTGEDGRVFHWKPRSNDVEITSYVLLALLEKDPAEKALPIIKWLISQRNSNGGFSSTQDTVIGLQALTKFAYKTGSGSGTMDIEFSSAGESNNTIKLNPENSLVLQTHVLPKSTRKVDFTAKGTGSAMVQLSYRYNLAQKEKKPSFKVTPTVKDTPNQLLVVDICAEYVPLEDADKEKDSNMAVMEIALPSGFVGDDESLSKIQAVDRVKRVETKNSDSTVVVYFDSLTPGDVHCLPLEASKAHAVAKQKPASVSLYDYYDTDRKATEYYQVKSSLCDICEGADCGEGCKKD, from the exons ATGTTCAGGATCTTTCTGTGCGGAATTATTTTACAATACGCCCTGCTAATTAATGCCACTGG TCTCTATTCGGTGGTGGGGCCTGGTACCCTCCGGTCCAACTCCAAGTACAATGTCGTCGTTTCTGTCCACAAGGCAGATGCTCCGAGTCAGATAAAAGTCAGTCTAAATGGACCCTCGTACAACGAGACGAAGCAAATCGAACTGCCACCCATGTCCACCCAAAATGTGGAGTTCGAGGTACCCAAACTGGCCACTGGCAACTATAATCTTACGGCAGAGGGTCTATCCGGTGTTGTGTTTAAGAATTCTACCAAATTGAACTATGCGGATGAGAAGCCATCGGTCTTTGTTCAAACTGATAAGGCCACCTATAAGCCCGCTGATCTCGTTCAATTCCGTATTCTCTTTCTGGATGAAAACACCCGACCTGCAAAGATTGAAAAACCCATATCTGTCATAATCACAGATGGAGGTCAAAACCGAATTAAACAGCTAAGCGACGTCAAGTTGACGAAGGGTGTTTTCTCTGGTGAACTTCAGTTGTCCGAACAGCCTGTTCTGGGCACCTGGAAGATCTCCGTCAGCGTGGATGGTGATAATAGGGAGACCAAATCCTTTGAGGTTGACAAATATGTCCTGCCGAAGTTCGAGGTAATCGTGGACACGCCCAAGGCTGCCGTCATTGAAGACAAGGTGATCAAGGCCACGATTCGCGCCAAGTACACATACGGAAAGCCAGTCAAGGGCAAGGCTACAGTGTCCATGGAACGGAGCTATGGATACTTTGGAAACCTGGGAGAGAACGACTACAAACAGGAGAAAACCATTGACGTCGATGGAAAGGGTCATGTGGAGTTCGACATTATTAGCTGGACCCAAAGAGGCCAATACTTACCGCCccttaaaatatttgccgTCGTCACTGAGGAACTGACTGGCAACAAGCAGAATGCCACTGCCACAGTTGTTCTGCATCAACAGCGATACATGATTGAGGCTTATGAAAGGCCAGACCACTTTGAAGCCAATAAGTCTTTCATCTATCAGGTTGTGGTAAAGAATGTTGATGGATCCCCAGTCACGAGCTCTGCGAAAAACGTCAAGATAGGCTTTACCAATACGTTTAGCTATTTTAATGAGATGCCTCCTGTGTCACGTATTAACTATGAGGCACCTGTGAATGAGAATGGCATTGCAACCTTTAATGTTACGCTGCCCGATAGCGAATCCAGATATTATCGTATATTTGCATCATTCGATAGGTCGATAAACCAACTCGGTTCCATCTCGAAGTTTGAGCCAACAATGATAAGTAGGGAGCCGCTAAAGATTCAGGTGAATACAAAAAA GCCTAGACTAGGCGAACGAGTTTCTTTCGATGTCGTCTCGATTGAAGATCTGCCCTATTTTGTATACACCATTGTGGCCAGAGGTAATGTGATACTCAGTGATTACGTGGATGTGCCGGACGGCAAGAAAACATTCACGGTTAAGTTCACACCAACATTTAGCATGGTGCCGAAGGCAACGATCTATGTTCATTATGTTGTAAACAACGACCTACAGTTCGAAGAGAAAACTATTGACTTTGAGAAGGAGTTTAGTAACTCG ATTGATATATCGGCTCCGACGAATGCCAAACCGAGTGAAGAAGTCAAGCTACGGATTAAAACCGATGCCGATTCCTTTGTGGGTCTTTTGGGGGTGGATCAGAGTGTCCTGCTGCTCAAGTCGGGCAACGATCTAAGCCAAGATGATATCTTTAATAGCCTCAACAAATATCAGACATCAACACCCTGGATGAACGGCTATGGGCGTTATCCTGGTCAAACATCCGGACTAGTGACGCTAACGAATGCAAATTATCCTTACAACACTG AATTTCCCGATTATGTTGAAGACGATCCGGGAATCTACGCATTCGAAAACAATCTTGAAGCATTGCCTCCAATGCCTGCCATTGCTAATTTCCCCCCCGACACCGGAAATACCATTCAGCCGGTAGAGATACGTAAGAACTTTGCCGATGTCTGGATTTGGCAATCGATCGGCCGGAG CGTGGGTGAAGAGGGATTGACCCTGACTAAAAAAATACCGGATACGATCACCTCATGGGTGGTTACTGGTTTCTCCCTTAACCCAACATCCGGAATTGCTTTAACTAAGAGTCCGAGCAAGATTCGAGTATTCCAGCCCTTCTTTGTGTCCACAAACCTGCCGTATTCCGTAAAGCGAG GTGAGGTAATTGCTATTCCCGTGGTCATATTCAACTACCTGGATAAGACCCTTGATGCAGATGTGGTCATGGACAACTCTGATCAGGAATATGAATTCACCGAGGCCACCAATGAGGTGTTGGAGAAGGCCATCGATGAGGTGCGCCGGGTCAAAAGGGTCACGATACCGGCCAATAGTGGCAAGAGTGTTTCATTTATGATAAGACCGAAATCTGTAGGATTCACGACCCTGAAAATCACAGCCACCTCTGCCTTGGCCGGCGATACTATTCACCAGAAGTTAAAGGTTGAACCGGAGGGCGTAACCCAGTTCGAGAACCGGGCTGTCTTTATCAACCTCAAGGATCAGCCGGAGATGTCTCAGTCCCTGAATGCCGAAATTCCCAGCGAGGTCGTGCCCCAATCCGAATTTATAGAGTTCTCTGTGGTTGGTGATCTTCTGGGACCAACGCTCCAGAATCTCGACAATCTGGTGCGTATGCCGTACGGCTGCGGAGAGCAAAACATGGTAAACTTTGTGCCCAACATCTTGGTGCTGAAATACCTCGAGGTTACTGGTCGAAAGCTTCCGTCCGTGGAGTCAAAGGCTAGAAAGTTCCTGGAGATCGGCTACCAGAGGGAACTGACCTACAAGCACGACGATGGTTCCTATAGTGCGTTTGGAAAGTCGGACGCTTCGGGCAGCACCTGGCTCACCGCCTATGTCATGCGTTCCTTCCATCAAGCTGGAACATACACGGATATCGATCCCAAGGTTATTACTGCTGGTCTTGACTTCCTTGTATCGAAGCAGAAGGAGAGTGGCGAGTTCCCGGAGGTCGGCAAACTTTTCGACAACGCGAACCAAAATCCATTGGCCCTAACTTCGTTCGTTCTGCTGGCTTTCTTCGAGAATCAT GAACTGATCCCGAAGTACCAAAGTGCCATTGAGAAGGCAGTTCGCTATGTGGCCGAAGAGGCTGACAAGACGGACGACCAGTATTCCTTGGCCATTGCCGCCGTGGCCCTCCAACTGGCCAAGCACCCGCAGGCGGAGAAGGTCCTTGCTAAGCTGGAGAGCATGGCCCGAAACGAAAACGATCGAATGTGGTGGTCCAAGACCACGGAATCGACTGGTGAGGATGGACGAGTTTTTCACTGGAAACCTCGCAGTAACGACGTCGAGATCACCTCCTATGTTCTGCTTGCGCTCCTTGAAAAGGATCCTGCTGAAAAGGCCCTGCCCATCATCAAGTGGCTGATATCGCAGCGTAACAGCAACGGAGGATTCTCCTCCACTCAGGACACCGTGATTGGTCTCCAGGCGCTTACGAAATTCGCCTACAAGACGGGCTCTGGCTCAGGCACCATGGATATTGAGTTCTCATCTGCGGGTGAATCCAATAATACAATCAAGCTTAACCCAGAGAATTCCCTGGTTCTGCAGACCCATGTCCTGCCAAAGAGCACTCGCAAGGTAGACTTTACAGCCAAGGGAACAGGATCTGCAATGGTCCAGCTCTCCTATCGGTACAACCTAGCGCAGAAAGAGAAGAAGCCCAGTTTCAAGGTAACTCCCACGGTCAAGGACACGCCCAACCAGCTACTGGTGGTGGACATCTGTGCCGAGTACGTGCCCTTAGAAGACGCCGACAAGGAGAAGGACTCCAACATGGCAGTGATGGAAATCGCACTGCCCTCAGGGTTCGTTGGTGACGACGAAAGCTTAAGCAAAATCCAGGCGGTGGATCGGGTGAAGCGCGTAGAGACCAAGAACTCCGACTCCACGGTGGTCGTCTACTTTGACAGCTTAACTCCCGGTGATGTTCATTGCTTGCCGTTGGAGGCCTCCAAGGCTCACGCGGTGGCCAAGCAGAAGCCCGCCTCCGTTTCCCTATACGACTACTATGACACGGATCGCAAGGCCACCGAGTACTACCAGGTGAAGTCCTCCCTGTGCGACATCTGCGAGGGCGCCGACTGCGGAGAGGGCTGCAAGAAAGACTGA